The region tatcatgattggggtatgcctttacagaatcccgagttttaagtctttacgttaagaactgagttatttacggagggtttagtgagtgtgtgttatttcagaaaatcatagaaaatcacagaaatctcgcagagctccgcagcacactttaaaaagattcgtaagaacaacctgcaactggatctgtaaccgttgaaaaaaaaaacacctatccgtgaacatcaccaaggtgtcgttgtacgatttctcttaaatgacgatagataaatggctggttcttttttattgacaccggaggctccttgactttgacgtgaagtggaaaaataatttctctattttcattttggacctttaatcccagataaatggccataactcaaaaaccgttgaggcctagacgccatcttgttcggggccaactgcccattatgccgcccctacgctcaccgagtttcggcttctaaatattttcagttttcgagataaggccccgtcgtgaatcgtgatgttttgtagcaatagccatatgattgcttatgccctcttgtgggaatttccgggacatgggaaaaatgacataaatcttattatttttgtaaaacggaaaccgaatgtccgacaacgttcatttgatgacttcctggtaggtccggccctgccgctcggcccgacgccgtccgcgaattttacaaacgatttcggacgtctagtaagggaccgtacatttgcaatatggactttctcactaaccatacaggtactgccgaattcttcccttaaggtatggaaTGCTTCCTGGGGCAGGGACACTCAACTGTCTTAATATTTGTCAGTGATTATACATTTGTAGCCTTACTGATGGATTTCAGAGATTTTGAGAGACTTTACACACAGTCTTCAAAGCACTACCATTTTTTAGCAAGTATCTACCTCCTGTCTCAGCGCTTTTAATAAAGTGACTAATCAATAATGGCCCATTTTATAACTGCATCTCAAACCCCTCTCTGATAAGATGACAGAAACTGTAGATCCACATGGGTGTACTTCAACTGTgggatgacatcacaataaaaaATTATAAGGTGAATATTAACATAATTCAAACATTAACAAGATCCCTTGGCAGATATGGCTAAGATCCTgtagcacagacagacagacggacggacggacggacggacggacgttTGTGTGTGacgccacagagagaggagacaggggtaTGTTCTGTAGTCAGTGGATATTGTCGATGTGGGAGTGACGCATATTATAACGCCTTAATTAGCTCTGTAGGCTTCTGTACTTCTTTAATACAAAACGTTTATTAATCAGATCTTGGAATATTAACCACAAGTGGATGCACTGTATTCAAAGTGATTGAAGATAAAACCAATAGGTTTTACAACTCATCCGGTTGATAGAGCCCTGGGATAAAGCTTCTATTGAAGCcagagacagtgtttgtatgtggCGCCACAAAGTGAGTGATATAACTGTAGTGTGTAAAGGCTTTGTCCCACATTACACCCTATTCactctatagtgaactacttttgaccagtagtgctctatatagggtgtatatagggaatgccatttgggactcaaacaTTGTCACTGTAGGAGTGGTCCTTATAATACCACTCTGACTGAAGCAGGTGGCTGTGAGGCGCCTGTTGTCTCCTACAGATAGTGATCAATGGTATTACTGATGAATTACAGATTCTATGCAGTACTATTTACCATGTCCACCCTGAGCaatgtcctctctctcacctaACTGTTGATTCACTGGGCTGGCCTTTTGACATTATCTGGAATACAATTTGTTCAATCAGCATTTCAAATAGTATCAGAATTTGTCGTTACACCTTATAGGCTTCCATATGTCTCTCGGTAATATAAGGTGTGTTCTCATTGATTGGGTCATCACGAAGATGTTCTACTTACCACCTGTGGGTCAACATATCACCTGGGGAGGGGGGCATGAGAACTTTATAAACAGCTAGATGGCACAGTAAGGACCATCAGCAGTTGCGTGACGAGAAAAGACAGACGTCCATCTGAAGAATATCCAGGTAAGATACGGTCTGTTGTTCTGGTGCTGttctactacctctctctctctctctctctctctctctctctctgtctctctctctctctctctgtctctctctctctctctctctctctctctctctctctctctctctctctgtctctctctctctctctctctctctctctctctctctctctctctctgtctctctctgtctctctctctctctctctctctctctctctctctctctctctctctctctctctctctctctctctgtctctctctctctccctctctctctctctctgcctctcctgtctctctctctctctctctctccctctctctctctctctctctctctctctctctctctgtctctcccctctctctctctgtctgtctgtttctctccctctctctctctctctgcctctccctgtctctctctctctctctctctctctctctctctctctctctctctctctctctctctgcctcccatctccctctctctctctctctctctttctctctctctctctctctctctctctctctctctctctctctctctctctctctctctctctctctctctctctctctctctctctctctctctctctctctctctctctctgtctgtctctctctctctgcctctccctgtctctctctctctctctctctctctctctctctctctctctctctctctctctctgtctctcccctctctctctctgtctgtctgtctctctccctctctctctctctctgcctctccctgtctctctctctctctctctctctctctctctctctctctctctctgtctctctctctctctctctctctctctctctctctctctctctctctctctctctctctctctctctctctctctctctctctctctctctctctctctctctctctctctctctctctctctctctctctctctctctctctctctctctctctctctctctctctcactctctctctctctctctctctctctctctctctctctctctctctctctctctctctctctctctctctctgtctctccctctctctctctctgtctgtctgtctctctcctctctctctctctctctgtctctctgtctctctctctctctctctctctctctctctctctctctctctctctctctctctctctctctctctctctctctctctctctctctctctctgtctctctctctctctctctctctctctctctctctctctctctctctctctctctctctctctctctctctctctctctctctctctctctctctctctctctctctctctctctctctctctctctctctctctctctctctctctctctctctctctctctctctctctctctctctctctcatcgacTGGGATTCAATCCATTGCAGACAGTGAGTGCCCTTCCAAGTGCTTTTAAATGTGTACAATAGCAGATATAGAAATCTCCCTCCATCCAGGATATGCTGGTGGTTAAATCAAACACACTTCTGGAAAGCCACTATCTGCAATTGAATAAGAGCTTGTTTTTATGCTGTCTCAGAACTGTTCTGGTGTCTTCCATTTatttatctctcactctctctctttccatcgatctctctctctcttcatccactGACTAATCTCTTAATATTGATAATATATCTTGATCTATCAACTATATTTTTTACTCCACCTCTCTGAATACAGTTTGTCGTGTTAGTTTCAAGCTCTTCTGGACATGTTTATATCTTCCCCTTCtgtcacctcccctcctctcctcttctctctcctctctcccagacagtgtaccatggcatctctctctctgtccctgggaCTGCTGGTGCTATGCACCCTGGCTCTTGTACACTGTGACTTGTATGACGGCCACGTCAGGGTGTGGGGCCTTAGTGCCTCCAACCTGAAAGGAGACTTCCTCTCCCAGCCAGACCCCTACGTCAAGGTGAATGCATTCATTTATTTCTTCTttatttaaccaaaacagtcagTTAAcaaaacattcttatttacaacaacaaaCTGTCAGGTGGGGAGAtaaaacattcttatttacaacaacaaaCTGTCAGGTGGGGAGAtaaaacattcttatttacaacaacaaaCTGTCAGGTGGGGAGATAAAACAGAAGTACAGTGATgttacagacaggacagacatcaTAACACAGAAGGACAGAGACACAGCAATAATCAAACAGTAAACAGTAGACAGTCAGCTGTCATTTGTTTGGATATTAAGTAGCCTACAGTGACATGTGACCATGAAAATGTCAGTGATTGGCTTGTTACTTGTAAGGTGAAGTAATAATAAAAACGaatgaacaaacaaacaaattaatgaattaattttAAAATACTTATAGAGGTTCCTCATTCAAGTGAGCCAACTGTACATACATTAAAAATCATTCAGTATTAAAAGCACaataataaaatttaaaaaatgtttaataCATTCTACTGACAACATTATCTTCTTTAGGTGTGGTGCGGCCCAGCCTTTGGTGGCATGAGCAGCATTCTGAAGAACCAGGCCAACCCCACCTGGCCCGGTGAGTTCAACTTCGTAGACATCATCCACAAGTCTGTCCTGAAGCTGGAGGTGAGTTTCCCACCTTACTATGCAAAGCACTTTGAGCACTGGAAAAGCACTATGTAAATCCCATCAATTATTAttatgatgatgaagatgataatgatgaggaggaggaagaatattatgattatttttactattcatattattattattaggtgtGGGATAATAACGTCGGACCAGATCACCGCCTGGGAACCTGCACCACCACCATCCGCCCAGGAACACACACTGAGACCTGCCACCTGAAGAAAGGCACCGTCTACTACACCTACAGCTACGACTACAGTCACTAGATGGAACAGAATGATGATTAGATTGTAACCTATGACCTTTGTGACCTTGTGTCTGATTGGTTCTCTTACCCTTTCACTCATGTATTCACTTCCTTAGAGCATCAATTAAAAAAACTAGCTTTTCAGCAAGATGGTCTTAGTCTGGCTTCATCATGTTTCTGAATTGTTTTATGATTTCTCAGAAGATGCATTATAAGATGGTCCATATCATATTAAAAGAGATAAATCAATATTTCTACTAGATTTGAAACCATTCGATATTTACCTTTTACAGTGTAACGACGTGGCCCTTTTGGTTATATATTATGCCCCCCCCTTAGTCTCTCTCCCATGCCAGGTTTTACAACAGTCATATATTCCTGCtagaaactctctctctcttcacttccttggggtatggagggagagagcctATGGagaacaaag is a window of Oncorhynchus keta strain PuntledgeMale-10-30-2019 chromosome 25, Oket_V2, whole genome shotgun sequence DNA encoding:
- the LOC118380584 gene encoding uncharacterized protein LOC118380584, which translates into the protein MASLSLSLGLLVLCTLALVHCDLYDGHVRVWGLSASNLKGDFLSQPDPYVKVWCGPAFGGMSSILKNQANPTWPGEFNFVDIIHKSVLKLEVWDNNVGPDHRLGTCTTTIRPGTHTETCHLKKGTVYYTYSYDYSH